From a single Nymphaea colorata isolate Beijing-Zhang1983 chromosome 4, ASM883128v2, whole genome shotgun sequence genomic region:
- the LOC116252185 gene encoding transcription factor bHLH18-like, producing MDVSSSRWLSEMAMEEAPAFHLEDFMVGQIAALAGDFQQEQSYSSSFPMAATTFSANDAFGCREAASRPAKMAKTDHGWDYPCLDASPQKHQAAQMLSFYSKPYLHQETNTTFGGGGGFVRGKGEVQEALSMNSEVLTSRPSFSDGQHQTCRSSSSANHGTKRDYVPTAAAAAAVGSTGGRTGGGRPPAQMQDHIIAERKRREKLSQRFIALSAVVPGLKKMDKASVLGDAIKYVKQLQEQVKALEDKSRKKTVESVVLVKRSVLTSDDDASSSDENFDGTNRGDADVTLPEIEARATDRNVLIRVHCEKKKGVLVKALAEIERLDLTVLNSSLVSFADTAVDLTIVAQMEEEFRMPVKDLVKALRTALAEFA from the exons ATGGACGTCTCATCCAGCCGATGGCTTTCTGAAATG GCGATGGAGGAAGCACCGGCTTTCCATCTGGAAGACTTCATGGTGGGGCAGATCGCAGCGTTGGCAGGCGATTTTCAGCAGGAGCAGAGCTACTCTTCCTCTTTCCCGATGGCCGCGACCACCTTCTCCGCCAACGACGCCTTCGGGTGCCGGGAGGCGGCCTCTAGACCGGCCAAAATGGCGAAGACCGACCACGGATGGGACTACCCGTGCCTGGATGCGTCTCCTCAGAAGCATCAGGCGGCTCAGATGCTGTCCTTCTACAGCAAGCCCTATCTTCATCAAGAGACCAACACCACgtttggtggtggtggtggttttGTTAGGGGGAAAGGGGAGGTGCAGGAGGCCTTGTCCATGAACTCAGAGGTTTTGACCTCTCGGCCTTCGTTCTCTGATGGGCAGCACCAGACCTGCCGCTCCTCCTCCTCAGCGAACCATGGCACAAAGAGGGATTACGTTcctactgctgctgctgctgctgctgttggtTCCACCGGTGGTCGGACAGGGGGTGGCAGGCCGCCGGCTCAGATGCAAGATCACATCATTGCAGAGCGAAAACGGAGGGAGAAGCTCAGCCAAAGGTTCATTGCTCTCTCGGCTGTCGTGCCCGGCCTCAAAAAG ATGGACAAGGCTTCGGTTCTGGGGGATGCCATAAAGTATGTGAAGCAGTTGCAGGAGCAAGTGAAGGCCCTAGAGGACAAATCCCGGAAGAAGACGGTGGAGTCGGTGGTGCTGGTAAAGAGGTCCGTCCTCACCTCCGACGACGACGCCTCCTCTTCCGACGAGAACTTCGACGGCACCAACCGGGGGGACGCCGACGTAACGCTGCCGGAGATCGAAGCCAGGGCGACGGATAGGAACGTCCTCATCCGCGTCCACTGCGAGAAGAAGAAGGGGGTTCTTGTGAAGGCGCTGGCAGAGATCGAGAGGCTTGACCTGACCGTCCTCAACTCGAGCCTCGTGTCCTTCGCTGACACAGCAGTCGACCTCACCATTGTCGCACAG ATGGAAGAGGAGTTCCGGATGCCGGTGAAGGACCTGGTGAAAGCATTGCGGACGGCTTTGGCGGAGTTCGCCTAG